A single window of Bombus affinis isolate iyBomAffi1 chromosome 15, iyBomAffi1.2, whole genome shotgun sequence DNA harbors:
- the LOC126925157 gene encoding uncharacterized protein LOC126925157, translating to MTSKDEETFCKKMQKATREIHSISDALVNAKLAFGFLEDSVWADGLLVFYEIFRYLELATIRCKHTEVGSLLQDELRRTEAFEHDLEFYLGKEWTKNYSPRDSVTKYLNHLKEIENTEPILLIAYIYHLYMGLLSGGIILRKKRQVMQKIWPFKGSRTIVNNITDFGNSNIYELKRNMRDTMNNIAETLDEDTKNKLIEESKTVFALNNEIIRSIEGTSTVLMKKTMYFVIPIMIFLLAFFISLKKV from the exons ATGACAAGCAAAGATGAAGAGACATTTTGTAAAAAAATGCAGAAAGCCACTAGAGAAATTCATTCAATTAGTGACGCATTAGTAAATGCAAAATTAGCGTTTG GTTTTCTTGAAGATTCTGTATGGGCTGATGGTCTTTTGGTTTTCTATGAAATTTTTCGATATTTGGAACTTGCTACGATCAGGTGCAAACATACAGAAGTAGGATCACTTTTACAGGACGAACTTCGTCGTACCGAGGCGTTTGAACATGATCTTGAATTTTATTTGGGGAAAGAATGGACAAAAAATTACAGTCCTAG GGATAGTGTTACTAAATATTTGAACCATTTAAAAGAAATCGAAAATACGGAACCTATTTTACTGATTGCATACATTTATCATCTGTACATGGGTCTTCTAAGTGGTGGGATAATTTTGCGCAAAAAAAGACAAGTTATGCAAAAAATTTGGCCATTTAAAGGATCTCGAACGATTGTTAATAATATTACAGATTTTGGAAACAGTAATATTTATGAACTTAAACGTAATATGCGCGATACTATGAACAATATCGCAGAAACGTTGGACGAAGATACAAAAAATAAACTTATTGAAGAAAGTAAAACGGTGTTTGCATTAAATAATGAGATTATAAGAAGTATAGAAGGTACAAGCACTGTCCTTATGAAAAAAACGATGTATTTTGTTATCCCTATTATGATATTTCTTTTAGCCTTTTTTATATCTTTGAAAAAAGTATGA
- the LOC126925165 gene encoding phosphomevalonate kinase translates to MATDNIPDDREIGHKETFKPQIILLFSGKRKSGKDYITNALHERIGRDKSEIIRLSGPIKFHWAKSLDLDIDQLLGDGKYKENYRLEMAKWGENIRNKDYGYFCRAALEMYNAYSKPIWIVSDTRRKTDIQWFMENFKNICKIIRIESDDSIRNKRGWMFIPGIDDSETECNLDDVDIWDLKVINNNESIEYILEQILKLIN, encoded by the exons ATGGCGACTGATAATATTCCCGATGATCGTGAAATAGGCCATAAAGAAACATTCAAAccacaaataattttattattcagtGGTAAAAGAAAATCTGGGAAAGATTATATTACAAATGCTTTGCACGAAAG AATTGGACGTGATAAGAGTGAAATTATAAGACTGTCTGGACCAATTAAGTTTCACTGGGCTAAATCTCTTGATCTGGATATCGATCAGCTTTTAGGAGATGgaaaatacaaagaaaattatCGCCTTGAAATGGCGAAATGGGGAGAAAACATCAGGAACAAAGATTATGGCTATTTTTGTCGTGCAGCTCTAGAGATGTATAACG CATATAGCAAACCTATATGGATAGTAAGTGATACAAGAAGAAAAACTGATATACAATGgtttatggaaaattttaaaaatatatgtaaaataattcGCATTGAATCAGATGATTCAATTAGAAACAAACGTGGCTGGATGTTTATTCCAG GTATTGATGACTCAGAAACTGAATGTAATTTGGATGATGTAGATATATGGGATTTGAAAGTGATAAATAATAATGAGAGCATAGAATATATATTAGAGCAAATATTAAAACTAATTAATTAG
- the LOC126925142 gene encoding m7GpppN-mRNA hydrolase — protein MVDHSVPSDILDDLSSRFIINVPEEERKDLVRICFQIELAHWFYLDFYCTDENPKLRPCSMREFATHIFFHIPFLKPHVANIDSILEQWRDYKQNVPTFGAIVLNEDLTKVLLVQSYWAKSSWSFPKGKVNEDEDPSRCAVREVLEETGFDISNLIDENEYIESVINEQLVRLYIICGVQKDTKFQPKTRKEIKNVEWFSLADLPNNKKDMTPKVKTGVGPNAFFMVIPFVRRMRRWIQEKHLREKNANTIRRHRHKSLGDVDTVPKNKRQLLPHSVQNDIPSFKDVKNFRQCNTSPARNRRSIHDCKNVMPKAAIKRNLFGDQNEDETSAILAKQLTDSPQNQQSYSFLMDPAIQSVKCNEFSYKAQAKVLTMEPKDQISREFRNAEFPDGNLKSLLFGKAAIKLQADLKTIPSPFVLMNNSASRFFPIDHVKAQNHSMEYYSMTWANFKFDKQAILDCL, from the exons ATGGTGGATCATTCAGTACCATCCGACATACTCGACGATTTAAGCAG TCGATTTATTATCAACGTACCTGAAGAAGAGAGGAAAGATTTAGTTCGAATATGTTTTCAAATCGAACTAGCTCATTGGTTTTATTTGGATTTTTATTGTACAGATGAAAATCCAAAGTTGAGACCATGTAGCATGAGAGAATTTGCCACGCACATTTTTTTTCATATACCGTTTCTAAAACCTCATGTAGCTAACATAGATAGTATTCTTGAACAATGGCGTGATTATAAACAAAATGTTCCAACCTTTGGAGCGATTGTATTGAACGAAGATTTAACTAAAGTGTTACTTGTTCAAAGTTATTGGGCAAAAAGTAGTTGGAGTTTTCCTAAAGGCAAAGTTAATGAGGATGAAGATCCATCTCGTTGTGCTGTTCGAGAAGTTTTGGAAGAAACTGGTtttgatatttcaaatttaatagATGAAAATGAATACATTGAATCGGTAATAAATGAGCAATTGGTAAGATTGTACATAATATGCGGTGTACAAAAAGATACGAAATTTCAACCAAAAAcaaggaaagaaataaaaaatgtagaatgGTTCTCTCTCGCTGATttacctaataacaagaaagacATGACCCCAAAAGTAAAAACAGGAGTTGGTCCAAATGCATTTTTCATGGTTATACCTTTTGTAAG gAGAATGAGACGTTGGATACAAGAGAAACATTTACGTGAGAAAAATGCAAATACTATACGAAGACACAGACACAAATCTCTGGGTGATGTTGACACTGTTCCAAAGAATAAACGGCAATTACTTCCTCATTCTGTTCAG AACGATATCCCGAGCTTCAAAGATGTTAAAAACTTTCGACAATGTAATACTTCACCAGCAAGGAATCGACGTAGCATACATGATTGTAAAAACGTTATGCCCAAAGCAGCGATCAAACGTAATCTATTCGGGGATCAGAATGAAGATGAAACGTCAGCCATACTCGCCAAACAATTAACCGATAGTCCACAAAATCAACAATCATATTCATTTTTAATGGATCCAGCTATCCAGTCTGTAAAATGCAACGAATTTAGTTACAAAGCTCAAGCTAAAGTTCTAACTATGGAACCGAAAG ATCAAATATCCAGAGAATTTCGGAATGCAGAATTTCCCGATGGAAATTTGAAATCTTTATTATTTGGCAAAGCAGCAATTAAATTGCAAGCAGATTTAAAAACTATACCTTCTCCGTTTGTGCTAATGAACAACAGTGCATCGCGTTTCTTCCCAATAGATCACGTGAAAGCCCAAAACCATTCTATGGAATATTATTCAATGACTTGGGCAAACTTTAAATTTGACAAACAAGCAATACTTGattgtttataa